CGAGCAGCCGTTCCATCATCTGCAGGTTCTTCTGCGGCGATCCCATCGAAAAGGTGACGATGCCGGAGCGATGCTGCGGCTCGGTCGGTGTCACTACGGTGACGCCCAGCGTCTGGAGCCCACTGATCAGGTGGTCGGTGAGGCTCTGAATGTGCGCGGCAATGCGCTGCTGTCCCAGTTCATGAATCAGCCGCAAAGAAGCCGCCAGGCCGATGGCGCCGGGATAGTTCGCCGTCCCCCCGATCTCGTAGCCCGTCGCGCCGCCCACGAAGCGGTAGTCGCGCACCGGGGTGATGGAGGGAGTCTGAAAATAATTTCCCCAGCCGCCTTCCGGCGTCTCGACGCTCAGGTAGCCGCGCAGTGGAGGGCGCAGGCGTGCCTGCGCCTCACGTCGGATGTAGAGGAAACCGGCACCGAAGGGCGAGTTGAGCCATTTGTGCCCGCCGCAGGTGAGGATATCGACGGGCGTGGCTGCGACATCGATGGGGAACGCGCCCAACTGCTGGATAGCGTCCACGACCAGCCATACGCCCCGCTCGCGGCACAGCGCCCCGAGCTTCCCGAGGTCGCAGCGGAATCCGTTGGACCACTGCACCGAGCTGAGGACCAGCACGCGCGTCTTCGGTCCCATGCGCGCCGCGACGTCTTCCGGTAGCAGCCTGCCCTCGCGGTGCGGCACCACGTCGATGGCAATCCCTTCGCTCTGCTTCTGGACCCAGGGAATGGCTACCTGCATGAACTCCAGGTCGCAGAGCAACACGCGGTCTCCGCGCTCCAGAGGGATGCGTTCCGCGGCGATGGTCAAGCCGTGGGTGGTGCTTTCGACCAGGGCGATCTCATCTTCGGCGGCGTTCAACAGGCGCGCAATCTCCGGCCGCGCCTCGGCCCGCATCTCGTCCATGGCGATGTGATGCAGCGTCGCCGAACGCGACGGGCAGAGCGCCGCCATCTCCAGGAAGCGGGCAATGGCTTCGCTGGCGCGGCGGGGCGCTACGCTGACGCAGGCCGCGTCAAGAAAGACATTGTCCCGCAGAGCCGGGAACTCCTGCCGCGCTTGCTCCAGACTCGTCGCCGGTGCTGCCTGACCTGCTTCCACCAGATTTCCTCTTCCCCGCGCCGAAAGTCCCCCGATTGTAAAGCGCGAATCACAGTTTGGTTTCCGAACAAACGAACGGCGCCAGAAAGCCCTTAGTCCCTGGCGCCGTTGTGATACTCCGGCTGACCTTCTAAAACCGGAACCTCACGCCCAACTGGATGGTGCGCGGCGGGGTGATGATGTTGATGGGTGTTCCGAAACGGGCCGGATCGCCCAAATCATCGAAGAAGTTCTGACCGAAGTTGGCGGCATTGGTCAGGTTAAACACCTCGAAGATTCCTTCGATGCGCGCCTGCGGTGCCAGACTCTCCAGCGGGAACGACTTGGCCACACGGATGTCCCAACTGTAGGTCGGATCACCGCGAAAGGCCCCGCGGCCACCGACCCGGTCGCAGGACGAAACGTTTTGAGTGCGGGAACCGCCCGGCCCGTTATCAATGGCGCCAAAGACGGTGGGCACGCCGTCCAGGTTGACGTCGCAATTCGAGCTGTCGGAAGCGGTGTAAGGCCTCGCGGAAGCCCCGGTAAAGATGTTCGAGAACTGGACCTTCCATGGCAGCTCGACCAATCCAGAGATGACAACCCGATGCCTCTCGTCCCAGTTAGTGGGCCCGAGTTCTCCCACAGCGTTGGGCTGCAACTGGTTCAGCACCACGAAGGTGAATTGATTGGTGTCAGTAATCGCGCGCGACAGGGTGTAACTGGAGAAGAGCTGCCAACGCTTGGCGAATGCCTTGCGCACCGAGACAATCAATGCCGTGTAGTCGTTCCGCCCCGTAGTATCTTCCAGGAAGATCTGCCGCGGGATGTTGGTGATGGGGTCGTTGGGACCGGCTTGCGGGAAGTTGACTCCGGTGGGCGTCCAGACTCCCGCCAGGCAGTTCGGGTCCGCGTTGACGCAGAAGTTCAGGTTGCGCCCCTGCACCAGCTTGCGAGTGCGGGAGTAAATCCCATCCGCCTCGAAAGTCAGGCCGGCGAGCGGTCCTTCTTGGATCTGGTACGCGGCCCCCAGGTTGAATTGGTCCGCCCGAGCCACTTCCATGTCCGGCGAATTGACGAAACCAATCGGGAAATTAAAGGGAACGCTCGCCGGTCCCGCATCGAATACGGCCGGCTGGCACGGCACCGTAGCGCACGGGATGCCGAAGAAGCCCGCAAACGCGCCCGGAACGAAAACGAAGTTGAAGGGAGGGTTGCCGTTGACCTGTGTCACTTCCAGATCGGCGAACAACGTACTGGCCAGAATGGAGGCCGGGTCGAAAAGGCGCGCATAGCCGCCACGCACCACGAACTGCCCATTGCCTCTCACATCAAAGGCAAAGCCCACTCGGGGCGCAAAGTTGTTCTTGTCGTCGGTGGGAGTGGAACGCGATGGCCCCCCTGGAACCGCTCCGACGTTGTCGCGAACCACGTCCTCGGCCGCAGTACCGCGGTTGTAGAACAGATTGTGCACGTAGTCGTAGCGCAGGCCGAGGGCCAGCGTCAGGCGTCCCAGCTTGATGTCGTCCTGGACGTAGAAGCCCAGGTGGGTCAGGGTGCGGTTCACAATGTCGAACCCCGGCGATGACCAGGAGCGGTAGTTGGCCAGGCTGTTTCCGGCCAGGATGGTGTTGGTCGCCGGGTCGTAATCGTTGGTGGTGAAGCGGTAGCGGTTGTGGCGGAAGTCACCCTCGATCCCGATGTGCGGCTGGACGATCACGTTGCCGCCGAAACGGATGTTGTGCCTCCCATGAGTCCAGGAAAAGTCGTCGCTGAACTGGTAGGTGATCTCCTTGGGCGCCTGTGTTCCGGCCTGACTGGCGCCGAAGGTGGCCGCCGGAAGAATGATGGTGGGAACGTCGTT
This genomic stretch from Terriglobales bacterium harbors:
- a CDS encoding aminotransferase class V-fold PLP-dependent enzyme, coding for MEAGQAAPATSLEQARQEFPALRDNVFLDAACVSVAPRRASEAIARFLEMAALCPSRSATLHHIAMDEMRAEARPEIARLLNAAEDEIALVESTTHGLTIAAERIPLERGDRVLLCDLEFMQVAIPWVQKQSEGIAIDVVPHREGRLLPEDVAARMGPKTRVLVLSSVQWSNGFRCDLGKLGALCRERGVWLVVDAIQQLGAFPIDVAATPVDILTCGGHKWLNSPFGAGFLYIRREAQARLRPPLRGYLSVETPEGGWGNYFQTPSITPVRDYRFVGGATGYEIGGTANYPGAIGLAASLRLIHELGQQRIAAHIQSLTDHLISGLQTLGVTVVTPTEPQHRSGIVTFSMGSPQKNLQMMERLLDRKVLVSVRYTSHVGGVRVSCHFFNTQGDIDRLLETMEEGNKR
- a CDS encoding TonB-dependent receptor, giving the protein MTGDVEKKWVAGWALVLMLCVSLSLWGQVSGSTILGQVKDASGAVISGARVEVLATHTGQKRETQSGSDGTFTVPNLPAGPYRVTVTQSGFGGQAKELTLLVGQSADLIFTLSPAAREEEVKVEAETPLVETNTATVHKNITPEQVQTLPINGRDFSTLAILVPGVTAGNTAINANYDPVKRNVPAISINGQNGRNLFMAIDGGDNTDIFMGGQNLTLSLEAVQEFEVITHDPKAQYGRGIGGVINVVTKSGGNEFHGSAFGFFRDDSLQSNNAISEMLGDPKPPFDSRQFGGTIGGPIKKDRAFFFYSYERQQNDTSRVFNSGGAFPTLDGTVTPQAFRQNFHLARVDVKVADNHTLFGRYAEQDNGSLNEFFNDQDAPDSTADEFNRFHDVVAGLSSLIGSNKVNDVRFHYQFFSNRIQNDLSSNDVPTIILPAATFGASQAGTQAPKEITYQFSDDFSWTHGRHNIRFGGNVIVQPHIGIEGDFRHNRYRFTTNDYDPATNTILAGNSLANYRSWSSPGFDIVNRTLTHLGFYVQDDIKLGRLTLALGLRYDYVHNLFYNRGTAAEDVVRDNVGAVPGGPSRSTPTDDKNNFAPRVGFAFDVRGNGQFVVRGGYARLFDPASILASTLFADLEVTQVNGNPPFNFVFVPGAFAGFFGIPCATVPCQPAVFDAGPASVPFNFPIGFVNSPDMEVARADQFNLGAAYQIQEGPLAGLTFEADGIYSRTRKLVQGRNLNFCVNADPNCLAGVWTPTGVNFPQAGPNDPITNIPRQIFLEDTTGRNDYTALIVSVRKAFAKRWQLFSSYTLSRAITDTNQFTFVVLNQLQPNAVGELGPTNWDERHRVVISGLVELPWKVQFSNIFTGASARPYTASDSSNCDVNLDGVPTVFGAIDNGPGGSRTQNVSSCDRVGGRGAFRGDPTYSWDIRVAKSFPLESLAPQARIEGIFEVFNLTNAANFGQNFFDDLGDPARFGTPINIITPPRTIQLGVRFRF